One part of the Microvirga sp. TS319 genome encodes these proteins:
- a CDS encoding carbohydrate ABC transporter permease, protein MASSSRPDNPVLGDESVGMSYLDRTPRRLLTIYLPLAIFVFVLLFPFYWMTITALKPNAELNNFRDYNPFWPSNPTLENVRYLLFETSYPSWLVNTMVVAVGSTFLSLVASVFAAYAIERIRFPGSRWTGLAIFLAYLVPPSILFIPLAVMIFKFGIYDSKLALIFTYPTFLIPFCTWLLMGYFRSIPYELEECALVDGASRWQILQKIMLPLAVPGLISAGIFAFTLSWNEFIYALTFIQSSENKTVPVGVLTELVRGDVYEWGALMAGALLGSLPVVLFYSFFVDYYVSSMTGAVKE, encoded by the coding sequence ATGGCCTCCTCCTCCAGACCTGACAATCCCGTCCTCGGCGACGAAAGCGTCGGCATGAGCTATCTCGACCGAACACCGAGGCGGCTCCTTACGATCTACCTGCCGCTCGCGATCTTCGTCTTTGTCCTGCTCTTTCCCTTCTATTGGATGACGATCACCGCCCTGAAGCCCAATGCCGAGCTCAACAACTTCCGCGATTACAATCCATTCTGGCCATCGAATCCAACCCTCGAGAACGTCCGGTATCTGCTGTTCGAGACGTCCTATCCAAGCTGGCTCGTCAATACGATGGTGGTGGCCGTCGGGTCGACGTTCCTGTCTCTCGTAGCATCGGTGTTTGCGGCTTATGCCATCGAACGCATCCGCTTTCCGGGCTCACGATGGACAGGCTTGGCGATCTTTTTGGCCTATCTCGTGCCGCCTTCGATTCTCTTCATTCCGCTGGCCGTCATGATCTTCAAGTTCGGGATCTACGATTCGAAGCTCGCTTTGATCTTTACCTATCCGACTTTTCTCATTCCCTTCTGCACGTGGCTGCTGATGGGCTATTTCCGCTCGATTCCCTATGAACTGGAGGAATGCGCCCTCGTCGACGGTGCATCACGCTGGCAAATCTTACAGAAGATCATGCTCCCGCTCGCTGTTCCGGGCCTCATCTCGGCGGGCATCTTCGCTTTCACACTGTCCTGGAACGAGTTCATCTACGCCCTCACCTTCATTCAATCGTCTGAGAACAAGACGGTCCCGGTAGGGGTGCTGACGGAACTCGTGCGCGGCGACGTCTACGAATGGGGGGCCCTGATGGCGGGAGCTCTCCTGGGCTCCCTGCCGGTCGTGCTGTTTTATTCGTTCTTCGTCGACTACTACGTGTCCTCAATGACGGGTGCGGTGAAGGAGTAG
- a CDS encoding carbohydrate ABC transporter permease, with product MADAALSRAGATAAPTRLPLLQNKGFLGLLFMLPAAAFLLIFLSYPLGLGVWLGFTDTRIGRPGVFVGLENYQLLWEDSIFWLSVFNTILYTVAASALKFALGLWLALLLNEHLPFKALIRAIVLLPWVVPTVLSAIAFWWIYDSQFSIISWALMKFGLIGSPINFLGDPNNARATVILTNVWRGIPFVAITLLAGLQTISPSLHEAATLDGATSWQRFRHITLPMLSPLIAVVMTFSVLFTFTDFQLIYVLTRGGPLNATHLMATLSFQRAIPGGQLGEGSAIAVAMVPFLLAAILFSYFGLQRRRWQQGGTD from the coding sequence ATGGCCGATGCCGCCCTGTCCCGGGCAGGCGCAACAGCCGCGCCGACCCGCCTGCCTCTGTTGCAGAACAAAGGCTTTCTCGGCCTGCTCTTCATGCTGCCGGCTGCAGCCTTTCTGCTGATCTTTCTGTCCTATCCTCTCGGGCTCGGCGTCTGGCTCGGATTCACCGACACGCGCATCGGTCGTCCGGGCGTTTTCGTCGGCCTGGAGAACTACCAGCTCCTTTGGGAAGACAGCATCTTCTGGCTCTCGGTATTCAACACCATCCTCTATACGGTAGCTGCCTCGGCTCTGAAATTCGCGCTGGGCCTATGGCTCGCGCTTCTCCTCAACGAGCATCTGCCGTTCAAGGCCCTCATCCGTGCCATTGTCCTCCTGCCCTGGGTGGTGCCGACGGTGCTTTCGGCCATTGCATTCTGGTGGATCTACGACTCGCAATTCTCGATCATCTCCTGGGCGCTGATGAAGTTCGGATTGATCGGTTCGCCGATCAATTTTCTGGGAGATCCCAATAACGCCCGTGCGACCGTGATCCTTACCAATGTGTGGCGTGGCATACCTTTCGTGGCGATCACCCTGCTCGCAGGGCTGCAGACGATTTCCCCGTCTCTGCACGAGGCCGCAACTCTCGACGGAGCCACCTCCTGGCAGCGCTTTCGTCACATTACGCTGCCGATGCTCTCGCCGCTGATCGCCGTGGTGATGACTTTCTCGGTTCTCTTCACGTTCACCGACTTTCAGCTCATCTATGTCCTCACCCGGGGGGGACCGCTGAATGCCACTCATCTCATGGCGACGTTGAGTTTCCAGCGAGCCATTCCGGGTGGTCAGCTTGGTGAAGGCTCCGCAATCGCCGTAGCAATGGTGCCTTTCCTTCTTGCGGCGATTCTCTTCAGCTACTTCGGACTGCAACGCCGTCGTTGGCAGCAGGGGGGAACGGATTGA
- a CDS encoding ABC transporter ATP-binding protein: protein MATVEIRDVRKAYGSAQVLHGVSVDIRDGEFVILVGPSGCGKSTLLRMVAGLENITGGEIRIGSRVVNNVPPKERDIAMVFQNYALYPHMTVADNMAFSLMLKKAPKTEINTKVNRAAEILGLTRLLDRYPRQLSGGQRQRVAMGRAIVRDPQVFLFDEPLSNLDAKLRVSMRSEIKALHQRLKTTTVYVTHDQIEAMTMADKIVVMHDGLVEQIGAPLELYDKPANLFVAQFIGSPAMNILEGHIGSSGFAIGDLMLPVQNTPAASVGRPAYYGIRPEHFRLHQDGLAIQVMVVEPTGSETQVVAKAGERELTCVFRERISAQPGEFIHVAPDPALVHLFDRETERRIN, encoded by the coding sequence ATGGCTACTGTTGAGATCCGCGACGTCCGAAAGGCCTACGGCTCTGCTCAGGTCCTTCATGGTGTGTCGGTTGACATTCGGGATGGGGAGTTCGTCATCCTCGTTGGCCCCTCGGGCTGCGGCAAGTCCACGCTCCTGCGCATGGTGGCTGGGTTGGAGAACATCACGGGAGGCGAGATCCGGATCGGCTCCAGGGTGGTGAACAACGTGCCACCCAAAGAGCGCGATATCGCCATGGTGTTCCAGAATTACGCGCTCTACCCCCATATGACGGTAGCCGACAACATGGCCTTCTCGCTCATGTTGAAGAAGGCGCCGAAAACCGAGATCAACACCAAGGTCAATCGTGCAGCCGAGATTCTCGGCCTCACAAGGCTCCTCGATCGCTACCCGCGCCAGCTCTCCGGCGGGCAGCGCCAGCGCGTCGCCATGGGCCGCGCCATCGTGCGCGACCCACAGGTCTTCCTCTTCGACGAGCCGCTGTCCAACTTGGACGCAAAACTGCGCGTCTCGATGCGGAGCGAGATCAAGGCGCTGCACCAGCGGCTGAAGACCACCACGGTGTATGTGACGCACGATCAGATCGAGGCCATGACGATGGCGGACAAGATCGTGGTCATGCACGATGGCCTCGTCGAGCAAATCGGCGCGCCGCTCGAGCTATACGACAAACCGGCGAACCTGTTTGTGGCCCAATTCATCGGCTCTCCAGCCATGAACATTCTGGAAGGCCACATTGGGTCTTCCGGCTTTGCCATAGGCGACCTGATGCTCCCGGTGCAGAACACGCCTGCGGCTTCCGTCGGGCGGCCGGCCTATTACGGCATCCGGCCCGAGCACTTCCGGCTGCACCAGGATGGCCTTGCGATTCAGGTCATGGTGGTCGAGCCCACCGGCTCGGAGACTCAGGTCGTGGCGAAAGCCGGTGAGCGGGAGCTCACCTGCGTTTTCCGCGAACGCATCAGCGCGCAGCCGGGCGAGTTCATTCATGTCGCCCCCGATCCGGCTCTCGTCCATCTTTTCGACCGGGAAACAGAACGGCGCATCAACTGA
- a CDS encoding ABC transporter substrate-binding protein, with protein sequence MSLSRRDLLLGTASLTAGMAGAQLLSGRPAFAQDASPQYKPEQGAALRVLRWTPFVKGDEDSWLANTKKFTEATGVEVRVDKESWEDIRPKAAVAANVGSGPDIMLVWFDDPFQYPDKLVDVTDIATSLAGKYGGYYPGPEAYAKQNDRFIALPLAAIGNGILYRESMLQQAGWSKFPEKADEFLEMCKALKAKSKPAGFALGKAVGDGNNFAHWIVWSHGGKMVDESGKVVINSPETIKALQYARELYQTFIPGTESWLDINNNRVFLSGDISVTANGVSLYYSAKNDPKMAEIAKDIRSTVMPTGPVGQPVELHQTTSAVIFKYTKYPNAARAYLQYMLDKPQMDAWITASSAYCCPPLKGMIDNPVWTADPVHEPYKRASATLRPNGYAGPLGYASAATMADYVMVDMVAEAATGQRTPEEAAKRAEQRANRYYRI encoded by the coding sequence ATGAGCCTGTCTAGACGTGATCTGCTTCTCGGGACGGCAAGCCTGACAGCCGGCATGGCGGGAGCTCAGCTTTTGTCCGGCCGGCCGGCCTTTGCGCAAGATGCTTCTCCGCAATACAAGCCGGAGCAGGGGGCCGCCCTCCGCGTCCTGCGCTGGACACCTTTCGTGAAAGGCGACGAGGATTCATGGCTCGCCAACACCAAGAAGTTCACGGAGGCGACCGGCGTCGAGGTGCGTGTCGACAAGGAAAGCTGGGAGGACATCCGCCCGAAGGCGGCAGTGGCGGCCAATGTAGGCTCGGGACCGGACATCATGCTCGTCTGGTTCGACGATCCGTTCCAGTATCCGGATAAGCTCGTCGACGTCACGGATATCGCGACGAGTCTTGCCGGCAAGTACGGCGGGTACTATCCGGGTCCCGAGGCCTATGCCAAGCAGAACGATCGATTCATCGCCCTGCCTCTCGCGGCGATCGGCAACGGCATCCTTTATCGCGAGAGCATGCTCCAGCAGGCAGGCTGGTCGAAGTTCCCGGAGAAGGCCGACGAGTTCCTGGAAATGTGCAAGGCTCTCAAGGCTAAGAGCAAGCCTGCCGGCTTCGCACTGGGCAAGGCGGTTGGCGATGGCAACAACTTCGCGCACTGGATCGTCTGGAGCCATGGTGGCAAGATGGTCGACGAAAGCGGCAAGGTCGTAATCAACTCGCCTGAGACGATCAAGGCCCTGCAATATGCCCGCGAGCTCTACCAGACCTTCATTCCAGGGACGGAGAGCTGGCTCGACATCAACAACAACCGTGTATTCCTGTCAGGCGACATCTCGGTGACGGCCAATGGCGTGTCCCTCTATTACTCCGCTAAGAATGATCCGAAGATGGCGGAGATCGCTAAGGACATCCGCTCGACGGTGATGCCGACTGGCCCGGTCGGGCAACCCGTCGAGTTGCACCAGACCACCTCGGCAGTCATCTTCAAATATACGAAGTACCCGAACGCAGCTCGCGCCTATCTGCAATATATGCTCGACAAACCGCAGATGGACGCATGGATCACCGCATCGAGCGCCTATTGCTGCCCACCGCTGAAGGGCATGATCGACAACCCGGTCTGGACAGCCGATCCGGTGCACGAGCCCTATAAGCGTGCCTCCGCGACCCTGCGGCCGAACGGCTATGCCGGGCCGCTCGGTTACGCCTCGGCCGCCACGATGGCGGATTACGTGATGGTCGACATGGTGGCGGAGGCCGCGACCGGGCAGCGAACTCCAGAGGAGGCCGCCAAGCGCGCGGAGCAGCGGGCAAACCGCTATTACCGAATCTGA
- a CDS encoding tetratricopeptide repeat protein — protein sequence MTTIQLPDVSVTMTLVANLQASLPDFGHLVDQFGHPGPALRQLGLVHWENGRFDTAARTFAAALSLNPKDPDLWRDLASVYSASDRDELALAAVRESLEIDPGNAQSWQTLAGVSDRLDDMETTEDAYRRAIALNSKAAAAHLGLGLLLFRKKRYEEALGAVRASVEFDPVNGLAHFALGHLFFIMSDFTGCANAFDEAARLTFELDPLSRQKRARALTFQAMIEGGVQEALQNYSDIAGEDREDLAIIMRDAFSVLSASGHLDAAAEIGRMRLAEKPDDPVRRYLLDAVLGRSITATPTEYIESYFDQFAPQFDSKLLGTLQYNAPAQMAKLLAPYRAGFKSMLDLGCGTGLAAEELLPFGPTLIGVDISSGMLAEAARRGGYAELVKSEAVAYLETTSNRFDLIFAADSLIYFGDLGPLLRAAAGTMVQGGLLALSIEVAGQTGFKLQPSGRFAHSLDYIEATATDFVILEAVESDIRLEAGRPVPGLYILLEKR from the coding sequence ATGACGACTATCCAACTTCCTGACGTCAGCGTCACGATGACACTGGTGGCTAACCTGCAGGCGAGCTTGCCGGACTTCGGCCACCTCGTCGATCAGTTCGGCCATCCAGGCCCTGCCTTACGGCAACTCGGTCTCGTTCATTGGGAAAACGGACGCTTCGACACGGCCGCTCGAACCTTTGCGGCCGCACTCTCTTTGAATCCCAAAGATCCTGACCTCTGGCGCGATCTGGCGAGTGTCTACAGTGCTTCGGATCGCGATGAGCTGGCCCTGGCAGCGGTACGGGAGTCCCTGGAGATCGACCCGGGCAACGCCCAATCCTGGCAGACCCTCGCCGGCGTGTCGGACCGGCTGGACGACATGGAGACGACCGAGGACGCCTACCGTCGCGCAATCGCTCTCAATTCGAAGGCTGCCGCTGCTCATCTTGGGCTCGGTCTTCTGCTGTTCAGGAAGAAACGCTATGAGGAGGCGCTCGGCGCCGTGCGAGCCTCCGTCGAGTTCGATCCTGTCAACGGCCTCGCTCATTTCGCCCTCGGCCACCTGTTCTTCATCATGTCCGATTTCACAGGTTGCGCGAACGCTTTCGACGAAGCCGCTCGGCTCACATTCGAACTCGATCCGCTGAGCCGGCAGAAGCGGGCGCGGGCGTTGACGTTCCAGGCCATGATCGAGGGCGGCGTTCAGGAAGCTCTCCAAAACTACAGCGACATTGCCGGCGAGGATCGCGAAGATCTCGCCATTATCATGCGGGATGCCTTTTCCGTTCTGAGCGCCTCCGGCCACCTCGACGCGGCGGCCGAAATCGGCCGGATGCGCCTTGCCGAGAAGCCCGATGATCCAGTTCGGCGCTACCTTCTCGACGCCGTACTGGGGCGGAGCATAACGGCCACTCCCACAGAATACATCGAGAGCTACTTCGATCAATTTGCGCCTCAGTTCGACAGCAAATTGCTTGGGACACTCCAATACAATGCACCAGCCCAGATGGCGAAGCTCTTGGCCCCATACCGGGCCGGCTTCAAATCCATGCTCGATTTGGGATGCGGCACCGGACTGGCCGCCGAGGAGTTGCTGCCGTTCGGTCCAACCCTGATCGGGGTCGATATTTCCTCGGGTATGCTGGCCGAAGCGGCGAGGCGCGGTGGGTATGCCGAACTCGTGAAGTCGGAGGCTGTCGCCTATCTTGAGACGACATCGAACCGGTTCGATCTTATCTTCGCGGCGGATTCGCTGATCTATTTCGGCGATCTCGGACCGCTTCTGCGCGCCGCTGCCGGCACCATGGTGCAGGGAGGCCTGCTCGCCCTAAGCATCGAAGTCGCCGGACAAACAGGCTTCAAGCTGCAACCCTCCGGCCGTTTCGCTCACTCGCTCGACTATATCGAGGCGACGGCGACCGACTTCGTCATCCTGGAGGCCGTCGAAAGCGACATTCGGCTCGAGGCAGGCCGTCCCGTGCCCGGCCTCTACATCCTCTTGGAGAAACGCTGA